The following proteins are encoded in a genomic region of Methylococcales bacterium:
- a CDS encoding cell division protein ZipA C-terminal FtsZ-binding domain-containing protein yields the protein MDKDTLRIVIFLIGLLVVAGMIAWSFFQHQKDQREFEEYDQTSPPKDSYSFSAISSALKKTTEKFTEPLKEKVEPVSSENNEPSATPNLIQLSIISPNEEGFKGEDIFEVLNGVGLAYGTLQIFERLDSNRLVDFAVANVVNPGIFPQDDLTNFSCPGLSFFMQPKKVDHPIEVFEDFVRTFNFVALKLGGEMIDSQHQVLTDETLQQIRQCL from the coding sequence ATGGATAAAGATACTTTAAGAATTGTTATATTTTTAATCGGATTACTTGTAGTCGCAGGCATGATTGCATGGAGTTTTTTTCAACATCAAAAAGACCAACGTGAATTTGAAGAATATGATCAGACATCACCCCCCAAGGACAGCTATAGTTTTAGTGCTATTTCATCGGCGTTGAAAAAAACCACCGAAAAATTTACGGAACCCTTAAAAGAGAAAGTTGAACCCGTAAGTAGTGAGAACAATGAACCATCGGCTACCCCTAATTTAATTCAATTGTCTATTATTTCGCCTAATGAAGAAGGCTTTAAGGGTGAAGATATTTTTGAGGTCTTAAATGGGGTCGGGTTAGCCTATGGCACGTTACAAATTTTTGAACGTTTAGACTCAAATCGTTTAGTCGATTTCGCCGTCGCTAATGTAGTTAATCCTGGTATCTTTCCACAAGATGATTTAACTAATTTTAGCTGCCCTGGTTTATCTTTTTTTATGCAACCTAAAAAAGTTGATCACCCCATCGAAGTCTTTGAAGATTTTGTTAGAACCTTTAATTTTGTAGCCTTAAAACTAGGCGGTGAAATGATTGATAGTCAACACCAAGTTTTAACCGATGAAACCCTACAACAAATTCGTCAATGTTTATAA
- a CDS encoding VWA domain-containing protein: MTDFHFIRPFWLLALIPCFIFIFLAIRHKLQRGSWVNVCDEALLPYILEQMPMAQKKGNLISTSVASILAILAIAGPTWERLPVPVFRNDSGLVIALDLSRSMLANDVKPSRLVRAKYKISDILAQRKDGQTALVVYAGDAFTVTPLTTDNATITAQLNALTPEIIPSSGSNTVLALEQSVDLFKQAGLQKGHILLVTDEVNLEESLRFVKESVNHTLSVLAVGTETGAPVKLSQGGFLKDSLGHIVVPKLSVSDLKQLASVGGGMFQKITDNEDDIKNLLKTFDSLVTKTEGKEAQDDLLLEQWNDKGAWLLLGVLLLVAANFRRGLLMLALVIMLPIPKNSYAVEWQDLWETNNQQASELYKQQDYSGAAETFDDPNWKASAYYKAGQYDKVLEALKDEKTVDSFYNQGNALAKMGQLEAAVKRYEEALKLSADTDVSYNKKLVEEQLEQQKKEQEQKDKSNKSDKPKEGDKDKQGDSKESENSKDDPSSDSKNSENSASSKDNKEPEQPSKAENKENSEKTDEEKAADKASQQAEKESPEEKDENKQAEAASKQHEPIDESKQADAQWLKRIPDDPAGLLRRKFQYQYKLRQRKEDKNKQAW, encoded by the coding sequence ATGACAGACTTTCATTTTATTCGGCCTTTTTGGCTGCTCGCTTTAATTCCTTGTTTTATTTTTATTTTCCTTGCCATCCGACATAAATTACAACGAGGAAGTTGGGTTAACGTTTGTGATGAAGCCTTACTGCCTTATATATTAGAGCAAATGCCTATGGCTCAAAAAAAAGGTAATTTAATCAGTACTTCGGTTGCCTCTATACTCGCTATTTTAGCGATAGCAGGCCCGACTTGGGAACGTTTGCCTGTGCCTGTTTTTAGAAATGATTCAGGGTTAGTGATTGCATTAGATTTATCGCGTTCAATGCTGGCTAATGATGTTAAACCCAGTCGATTAGTTCGCGCTAAATATAAAATTTCCGATATATTGGCGCAACGTAAGGACGGACAAACCGCGTTAGTTGTTTATGCGGGGGATGCTTTTACGGTAACCCCACTAACAACGGATAATGCAACGATTACCGCGCAATTAAACGCACTGACCCCTGAGATTATTCCAAGTTCAGGGTCAAATACGGTTTTAGCCTTAGAGCAATCGGTTGATTTATTCAAACAAGCAGGATTACAAAAAGGTCATATATTATTAGTCACCGATGAGGTGAATTTAGAGGAAAGTCTTCGTTTTGTAAAAGAGTCGGTCAATCATACGTTATCGGTCTTAGCCGTAGGTACCGAAACGGGCGCCCCTGTTAAATTATCACAAGGGGGATTTTTAAAGGATAGTTTAGGTCATATTGTGGTTCCGAAGTTATCCGTGAGTGATTTAAAGCAATTGGCCTCGGTGGGTGGGGGAATGTTCCAAAAAATCACCGATAATGAAGATGATATTAAAAATTTATTAAAGACTTTTGATTCATTAGTGACTAAAACAGAAGGGAAAGAGGCGCAAGATGATTTGTTATTAGAGCAATGGAATGACAAAGGGGCTTGGTTGCTATTAGGCGTATTGCTTTTGGTTGCTGCAAATTTTAGACGAGGGCTATTAATGTTGGCCTTGGTCATAATGTTACCGATTCCAAAAAATAGTTATGCCGTGGAATGGCAAGATTTATGGGAAACAAATAATCAGCAAGCAAGCGAACTTTATAAGCAACAAGACTATTCAGGCGCGGCTGAAACCTTTGATGATCCAAATTGGAAGGCCAGTGCTTATTATAAAGCAGGGCAGTATGATAAGGTTTTAGAGGCATTGAAAGATGAAAAAACAGTGGATAGTTTTTATAACCAAGGTAATGCACTGGCTAAGATGGGGCAATTAGAAGCGGCGGTTAAACGTTATGAAGAAGCCTTAAAATTGAGTGCGGATACGGATGTTTCTTATAATAAAAAATTAGTTGAGGAACAGTTAGAGCAGCAGAAAAAAGAACAAGAGCAGAAAGATAAATCAAATAAATCAGATAAACCTAAAGAGGGGGATAAGGATAAGCAGGGGGATTCTAAAGAATCTGAAAATTCAAAGGATGATCCGTCTTCCGATTCTAAAAACTCTGAAAATTCCGCCTCGTCTAAAGATAATAAAGAACCTGAGCAGCCATCTAAGGCAGAGAATAAAGAAAACTCTGAAAAAACGGATGAAGAAAAAGCGGCGGATAAGGCATCTCAGCAGGCTGAAAAAGAATCGCCAGAAGAAAAAGATGAAAATAAACAAGCCGAGGCGGCATCTAAACAACACGAGCCAATTGATGAAAGTAAGCAGGCGGATGCTCAATGGTTAAAGCGTATTCCTGATGATCCCGCTGGTTTATTACGACGTAAGTTTCAATATCAATATAAACTTCGTCAACGTAAGGAAGATAAAAATAAACAGGCATGGTGA
- a CDS encoding transposase family protein, giving the protein MGFNNEYKTNSVNIPHKKPNKSKHNPNPTLTENQKKENKEMSRERVIVEHVIGGMKRYRCLVDKFRNKKEGVKDLFSFLAAILWNFNMIY; this is encoded by the coding sequence TTGGGGTTTAATAATGAATATAAAACTAATTCGGTAAATATTCCTCATAAAAAACCAAATAAATCTAAGCATAATCCAAACCCAACATTAACAGAAAATCAAAAAAAAGAAAACAAAGAGATGAGTCGTGAAAGAGTCATTGTTGAGCATGTAATCGGTGGAATGAAAAGATATAGATGCCTAGTTGACAAGTTTAGAAATAAAAAAGAAGGTGTAAAAGATTTATTTTCTTTTTTAGCGGCTATCCTATGGAATTTTAACATGATATATTAA
- a CDS encoding transaldolase family protein has product MIELYLDNADIQQIERFQTCLPIKGITTNPSILAKAEMGVNQLLAELDRRLEKKYRFHVQVVSQSLDEIITEARQISALPYDVVVKIPATEMSLAAIKQLHSEGIPLLATAIYSVQQGFLAALAGADYLAPYVNRIDNFGGNGIAVIEGIQKLLTQQQLSSCLLPASFKNTRQVLDVLQLGVGAITLPVDIMAQMLMHPAVPLAIEQFHTDWQQVFDKKLAFES; this is encoded by the coding sequence ATGATAGAGCTGTATTTAGATAACGCGGATATTCAACAAATAGAACGTTTTCAAACCTGCTTGCCCATTAAAGGGATTACCACCAACCCCAGTATTTTAGCGAAAGCAGAAATGGGGGTTAATCAATTATTAGCGGAATTGGATCGACGATTAGAAAAAAAGTATCGTTTTCATGTGCAGGTGGTTAGTCAGTCATTAGATGAAATTATTACGGAGGCCCGTCAAATTTCAGCGTTACCTTACGATGTAGTGGTTAAAATTCCTGCAACAGAAATGAGCTTGGCTGCGATTAAGCAATTACATAGTGAAGGAATACCCTTGTTAGCCACAGCTATTTATAGTGTACAGCAAGGATTTTTAGCGGCGTTGGCGGGGGCCGATTATTTAGCACCTTATGTCAATCGAATTGATAATTTTGGCGGTAATGGGATTGCCGTTATTGAGGGTATTCAGAAATTATTAACCCAACAACAGTTAAGTAGTTGCTTATTACCCGCAAGTTTTAAAAATACGCGTCAAGTTTTAGACGTTTTACAACTAGGTGTCGGTGCAATTACCTTACCTGTAGACATCATGGCGCAAATGTTGATGCATCCTGCTGTACCTTTGGCGATTGAGCAGTTTCATACGGATTGGCAGCAGGTTTTTGATAAGAAACTAGCTTTTGAAAGTTGA
- a CDS encoding SNF2-related protein has product MTQKLLTKFEELPEDEQSLLLALAIIFAPVEQSILKNILWESDCIDATTINKIAPKFKEKIKRTGLVKITIDGWACDPLISELLIKKAVKNEKLFNQLSQHLLSHPAPHLPRMALANMIKLLRIHLYNNDLDRFIVSLSEIQIEFPDYIDYTFGRLFFNNFDAEWFTTLHEGIRFVVLKYQLYLSASKFKPSPLQQTLFERYFSDYSKQPLYIALSYIEFSLHRGQFNDKMVTFLTKNNSIDSLKLLGSYYFLQNKPDEAIRYYEHALTLHKKQSGKRNLVISDLDGQFYYLALLKKRTPESLITLKKQLEISLKVEKNDFSYQNQRLLEGIGVYQSTKSVDECRYLFNAPYLKSKAEGSPYDCLFQGLLLFWLDEVERVLKLKDNKLLENLSYFCKQADENGYLWFATVSSVLLQALKTKDKDCLQLAKKYKKSSFADILNLLPRIEKWERALTALTLLSDPKSNTSLNPTPSMRMIWQLSLEDNEITLTPREQKLSKTGRWTKGRPISLTRLDEDLEDFSYLTRQDIKICKQISSYQESYYYSYRPKEIYYLGGQGLLAAIGHPHVYWQTDEKMSAPIEVIKAEPQLLVKEKGENLHISLLPEIDSEEGVLIERSTTGVLVYEISEQHLEVAHILTPQGLVVPSKARQQVIDSIASIASTLTVQSDIGGQSAHAEIVEVDSRLHIHLQPINDGLQIEIFIQPFREGGPVYKPEQGGITVLAEIEGKQLQTTRDFKLEKSYLKQFQQGCPELYPSKTANWQMDDPEMALEALLQLQQLGNFAQIEWPKGKKIRLNKEISLSEVHFSVRKEKDWFAVEGELAVGEDDVVQMQKLIQLVNGSRGRFLEIKEGQFVALTKELRQRLDDFSGLGDLHGNSVRFHPLAASALDEITEGMDLQATKAWKDQLKRLSEMSELVVKVPSTLQGELRDYQLEGYQWMSRLAHWGAGACLADDMGLGKTIQALALILSRAKNGATLILAPTSVCINWLEEAQRFAPTLKVQQFGVGDRQKMLDEADSFDLIVCSYGLLQTEGDRLSTKQWHTVVADEAQAIKNMQTKRSKSAMALKADFKLITTGTPIENHLGELWNLFNFINPGLFGSLQKFNEKYATAIENNQDYATQQRLKKLLRPFILRRLKTDVLTELPPKTEITLHIEQSTEEKAMYEALRRNAVRTMEQLKAQETAQGQQHLQVLAEIMKLRRACCNPSLVIEDSPITSTKLAAFEELVDELIENHHKALVFSQFIGHLSIIREKLDEKGISYQYLDGSTPIAKRKKAVNDFQAGESDLFLISLKAGGSGLNLTAADYVIHMDPWWNPAVEDQASDRVHRIGQKRPVTIYRLVAKDTIEDKIVDLHKHKRDLANNLLEGGDVSGKMSVDEILSLITDLDND; this is encoded by the coding sequence ATGACACAAAAATTACTCACTAAGTTTGAAGAACTCCCTGAAGATGAGCAATCATTACTATTAGCACTGGCTATTATTTTTGCTCCCGTAGAACAAAGTATTTTAAAAAATATATTATGGGAATCGGACTGTATTGATGCCACAACCATTAATAAAATTGCGCCCAAATTTAAAGAAAAAATAAAAAGAACAGGGCTGGTTAAAATAACGATTGATGGTTGGGCATGTGACCCCTTAATTTCAGAACTCTTAATAAAAAAAGCCGTTAAGAACGAAAAGCTGTTTAATCAACTCAGCCAACATTTGCTTAGCCACCCCGCGCCCCATCTTCCAAGAATGGCCCTGGCAAATATGATTAAACTTTTACGAATTCATCTTTATAACAATGATCTAGACCGATTTATTGTTAGTTTAAGTGAAATTCAAATAGAATTCCCTGACTATATTGACTATACATTTGGGCGTTTATTTTTTAATAATTTTGATGCCGAATGGTTTACGACCTTACATGAAGGTATTCGGTTTGTAGTTTTAAAATATCAACTTTACTTAAGTGCCTCTAAATTTAAACCTAGCCCATTACAACAAACACTATTTGAGCGATATTTTTCAGATTATTCAAAACAACCTCTTTATATTGCGTTAAGTTATATTGAATTTTCACTTCATCGGGGACAATTTAATGACAAAATGGTCACCTTTTTAACAAAAAATAATTCCATTGATAGTTTAAAATTATTAGGTTCTTATTATTTTCTACAAAATAAACCCGATGAGGCTATTCGTTATTATGAACACGCGTTAACCTTACATAAAAAGCAATCAGGTAAACGTAATCTCGTTATTTCTGACTTAGATGGGCAGTTTTATTATTTAGCCTTATTAAAAAAACGAACACCTGAAAGCTTAATCACACTAAAAAAACAATTAGAGATTTCATTAAAAGTAGAAAAGAATGATTTCAGTTATCAAAACCAACGCTTACTCGAAGGAATTGGGGTTTATCAGTCCACAAAAAGTGTGGATGAGTGTCGTTATTTATTTAATGCGCCTTATCTTAAATCTAAAGCCGAAGGCTCACCTTATGATTGTTTATTCCAAGGGCTATTATTATTTTGGTTAGATGAAGTTGAACGGGTTTTAAAATTAAAAGACAACAAGCTACTTGAAAATTTAAGCTACTTTTGTAAACAAGCGGATGAAAATGGCTATTTATGGTTTGCCACGGTGAGCTCTGTGTTATTACAGGCATTAAAAACCAAAGATAAGGATTGTTTGCAATTAGCTAAAAAGTATAAAAAATCATCGTTTGCCGATATTTTAAATTTATTACCCCGAATTGAAAAATGGGAGCGGGCATTAACCGCCTTAACCTTATTAAGTGATCCTAAAAGTAACACCTCTCTTAATCCTACGCCTTCAATGCGAATGATTTGGCAGTTATCCTTAGAAGATAATGAAATAACCCTTACGCCACGTGAACAAAAACTCAGTAAAACAGGCCGCTGGACAAAAGGTCGCCCTATTTCCTTGACCCGTTTGGATGAGGATCTTGAAGATTTTAGCTATTTAACCCGACAAGACATAAAAATTTGTAAACAAATTTCCAGTTATCAAGAAAGCTATTATTATAGCTATCGCCCAAAAGAAATTTATTACCTAGGAGGACAAGGTTTATTGGCCGCCATAGGGCATCCTCATGTTTATTGGCAGACCGATGAAAAAATGTCTGCTCCCATCGAAGTCATTAAAGCAGAGCCTCAATTATTGGTCAAAGAGAAGGGGGAAAATTTACATATCTCCCTTCTACCCGAAATTGACAGCGAAGAAGGCGTGCTTATTGAACGCTCTACCACAGGGGTATTAGTCTATGAAATCAGCGAACAACATTTAGAAGTCGCCCATATTTTAACCCCACAAGGCTTAGTGGTTCCTAGTAAAGCCCGTCAACAAGTTATTGATTCTATCGCCTCTATCGCCTCAACTTTAACGGTACAATCGGATATAGGTGGGCAATCCGCTCATGCTGAAATCGTAGAGGTCGATAGCCGATTACACATTCATTTACAACCGATTAATGACGGCTTACAAATTGAAATTTTCATTCAACCTTTTAGAGAGGGCGGCCCTGTTTATAAACCTGAACAAGGGGGGATCACCGTATTAGCGGAAATTGAAGGGAAACAATTACAAACAACCCGTGATTTTAAATTAGAAAAAAGTTATTTAAAGCAATTCCAACAAGGCTGTCCTGAGCTTTACCCCTCTAAAACGGCTAACTGGCAAATGGATGACCCTGAAATGGCTTTAGAAGCCTTATTGCAATTACAGCAATTGGGTAATTTTGCCCAAATAGAATGGCCAAAAGGTAAAAAAATAAGGCTTAATAAAGAAATAAGCCTTTCAGAAGTTCATTTCTCAGTGCGTAAAGAAAAAGATTGGTTTGCTGTTGAAGGCGAACTTGCTGTTGGTGAGGATGATGTCGTCCAAATGCAAAAACTCATCCAATTGGTCAATGGTTCGCGTGGACGCTTTTTAGAAATTAAAGAGGGACAATTTGTCGCGTTAACAAAAGAACTGCGTCAACGATTAGATGACTTTTCAGGGCTGGGCGACCTGCATGGCAATAGCGTCCGCTTTCATCCATTAGCCGCCTCCGCATTAGATGAAATTACAGAGGGCATGGATCTCCAAGCAACTAAAGCATGGAAAGATCAGTTAAAGCGCCTATCCGAAATGAGTGAACTGGTTGTGAAAGTCCCCTCAACCTTACAAGGTGAATTGCGTGACTATCAATTAGAAGGCTATCAGTGGATGAGTCGTTTAGCTCATTGGGGAGCTGGAGCCTGTTTAGCAGATGATATGGGATTAGGAAAAACGATCCAAGCATTAGCCTTAATTTTATCGCGTGCTAAAAATGGAGCCACCTTAATTCTTGCGCCCACTTCCGTGTGTATTAATTGGCTAGAAGAGGCTCAACGTTTTGCACCTACCTTAAAAGTTCAGCAATTTGGCGTAGGGGATCGGCAAAAAATGTTAGATGAAGCCGATAGCTTTGACCTTATTGTTTGCAGTTATGGACTCTTACAAACCGAAGGGGATCGATTATCAACCAAACAATGGCATACCGTCGTCGCGGATGAAGCGCAGGCTATTAAAAATATGCAGACTAAACGCTCAAAATCAGCGATGGCCTTGAAAGCTGATTTTAAGTTAATTACCACAGGTACCCCAATTGAAAATCATTTAGGGGAGTTATGGAATTTATTTAACTTTATTAACCCAGGTTTATTTGGTTCATTGCAAAAATTTAATGAAAAATATGCAACCGCAATTGAAAATAACCAAGATTATGCCACTCAGCAACGCTTAAAGAAATTACTACGTCCTTTTATATTACGCCGCTTAAAAACCGATGTTCTCACAGAGTTGCCGCCAAAAACAGAGATCACCTTACATATTGAGCAAAGTACTGAAGAAAAAGCAATGTATGAAGCCCTGCGTCGTAATGCGGTTAGAACAATGGAACAGCTTAAAGCTCAAGAAACCGCGCAAGGTCAACAACATTTACAAGTTCTAGCTGAAATAATGAAACTGCGTCGTGCTTGCTGTAATCCATCACTAGTGATTGAAGATAGCCCGATTACTAGTACAAAATTAGCCGCCTTTGAAGAGTTAGTGGATGAATTAATAGAAAATCATCATAAAGCCTTAGTCTTTAGCCAGTTTATTGGTCACTTAAGCATTATTCGAGAGAAATTGGATGAAAAAGGGATTAGTTATCAATACTTAGACGGCTCGACTCCGATTGCAAAACGAAAAAAAGCGGTAAATGATTTTCAAGCGGGTGAAAGTGATTTATTTTTAATTAGTTTAAAAGCAGGCGGCTCTGGATTAAACTTGACGGCGGCTGATTACGTGATTCACATGGATCCTTGGTGGAATCCTGCGGTTGAAGATCAAGCTTCTGATCGAGTTCATCGCATCGGGCAAAAACGTCCCGTAACTATTTACCGTTTAGTCGCTAAAGATACCATTGAGGACAAAATTGTTGACTTACATAAACATAAACGAGATTTAGCTAATAATTTACTGGAAGGCGGCGATGTCAGTGGTAAAATGTCGGTTGATGAAATCTTAAGTTTAATTACCGACTTGGATAACGATTAA
- a CDS encoding hydroxymethylpyrimidine/phosphomethylpyrimidine kinase, which produces MSKNYPIVLSFSGHDPSGGAGIQADIETLASHHCHSVSVITALTEQDSSNVKNIYPQSSENIMTQAQTLLDDMCIDVIKIGMIADDKVAYAIAHILESNPSIPVVLDPVLVAGGGQSLSNPALIKIINQHLLPHTQVLTPNYNEARLLTGLESITECANALENQGCEYVLITGADENLDSNQVKNHLFHQQRCIEDFSWERLPHNYHGSGCTLASSIAGLIAQGLDPLAAINEAQNYTWNTLDAAYKAGRGQYNPKRLFWMEAG; this is translated from the coding sequence ATGTCAAAAAATTATCCTATCGTTTTATCTTTTTCAGGTCATGACCCCAGTGGGGGTGCAGGCATTCAGGCCGATATAGAAACCCTTGCCAGCCATCATTGTCATTCTGTCAGCGTGATTACCGCATTAACCGAACAGGATTCGTCGAATGTAAAAAATATATACCCGCAATCCTCTGAAAATATCATGACTCAAGCACAAACCTTATTAGACGATATGTGTATTGATGTCATTAAAATTGGCATGATTGCCGATGATAAAGTGGCTTATGCCATTGCTCATATTTTAGAATCTAATCCGAGCATCCCTGTTGTTTTAGATCCTGTTTTAGTTGCAGGAGGTGGACAGTCACTCAGTAATCCCGCATTAATTAAGATAATCAACCAGCATTTATTACCCCACACCCAAGTTTTAACCCCTAATTATAATGAAGCTCGATTGTTAACAGGCTTAGAGTCCATAACCGAGTGTGCCAACGCACTGGAAAATCAAGGCTGTGAGTATGTTCTCATAACAGGGGCGGATGAAAATCTCGACTCTAATCAGGTTAAAAACCACCTCTTTCATCAACAACGTTGTATAGAAGACTTTAGCTGGGAACGATTACCCCATAACTATCATGGCTCAGGGTGTACCTTAGCCAGTAGTATTGCAGGCTTAATCGCCCAAGGTTTAGACCCGCTCGCGGCAATCAATGAAGCTCAAAACTATACGTGGAATACCTTAGATGCGGCCTATAAAGCAGGACGTGGACAATATAACCCTAAACGTTTATTTTGGATGGAGGCGGGCTAA
- a CDS encoding transposase family protein has translation MKIKEILPRIYDDRQLRALTGLKTEHFILLLSLFEKTLIEDQKEKHENKERKYGSGLDSTLKTPADKLLFILNYMKCYSTFDHLGFSFNMNKSCAHTHVYKLFPILIKTLDIFNVLPATSFSTPEEMQQAFGGVQTLIIDATERAVQRPSDYEEQNEFYSGKKTAYN, from the coding sequence ATGAAAATAAAAGAAATTTTACCAAGAATTTATGATGATAGACAGTTAAGAGCTTTAACAGGATTAAAAACAGAACATTTTATTTTACTATTATCTCTATTTGAAAAGACCCTTATTGAAGATCAAAAAGAAAAACATGAAAATAAAGAAAGAAAATACGGTAGTGGTTTAGATAGCACATTAAAAACACCCGCAGACAAATTATTATTTATATTAAATTATATGAAGTGCTATTCTACTTTCGATCACTTAGGGTTTTCTTTTAATATGAATAAATCATGCGCCCATACTCATGTATACAAATTATTTCCAATTTTAATAAAGACGTTAGATATATTTAATGTTTTACCTGCAACAAGTTTTTCAACCCCTGAAGAAATGCAGCAGGCTTTTGGCGGAGTTCAAACATTGATAATAGATGCTACAGAGCGTGCTGTACAACGCCCTAGTGACTATGAAGAACAAAATGAATTTTACAGTGGTAAAAAAACAGCATACAATTAA
- a CDS encoding DEAD/DEAH box helicase, whose protein sequence is MNNTHLTQTRFSNLELSSSILRGLKEANFDLCTPIQDRTLPLSLREKDVMGQAQTGTGKTATFLLATFQKLINDDNKKLKNPRAIIIAPTRELAIQIHKDALQLGKHLGFKTALIYGGTDYQKQLDKIKTNVDIIIGTPGRIIDFYRQKVFTLANIQVMVLDEADRMFDLGFIKDIRFLLRQMPAPEKRLSMLFSATLSYKVTELAYEHMNNPITVKIETEQVTSKSIKQSAYCPSNQQKIALLVGILKQRKPQRSIVFVNTKKCAEELDSYLSINGYNVAVLSGDVPQDKRQKLLASFQENKLNLMIATDVAARGLHIADVSHVINYDLPQDAEDYVHRIGRTARFGAKGEAISFVCEEYAYYMPDIEDFIAQKIPVLSIDEDLLVELIKPAKRTKPKFKPQKKSAIQAAKTKTSPPRT, encoded by the coding sequence ATGAATAATACACACTTAACTCAAACACGTTTTAGTAATTTAGAATTATCTTCTTCTATCCTCAGGGGGTTAAAAGAGGCTAATTTTGATCTTTGCACACCTATTCAAGATAGAACCTTGCCCCTATCGTTACGCGAAAAAGATGTCATGGGGCAGGCACAAACAGGAACAGGTAAAACCGCCACCTTTTTGTTAGCCACCTTTCAAAAGCTCATTAATGATGACAATAAAAAATTAAAAAATCCTCGGGCTATCATTATCGCGCCCACCCGAGAGCTTGCCATTCAAATCCATAAAGATGCGCTTCAACTCGGTAAACATCTCGGCTTTAAAACAGCCCTTATTTACGGGGGAACGGATTATCAAAAACAGTTAGATAAAATTAAAACCAATGTTGATATTATCATTGGAACCCCTGGACGCATCATTGATTTCTACCGACAAAAAGTGTTTACTCTGGCCAACATTCAAGTAATGGTGCTTGATGAGGCGGATCGAATGTTTGATTTGGGCTTTATTAAAGATATTCGTTTTTTATTGCGGCAAATGCCCGCACCCGAAAAGCGTCTTAGTATGCTGTTCTCTGCGACACTCTCTTATAAAGTCACGGAATTAGCTTACGAACACATGAACAATCCGATTACGGTTAAAATAGAAACCGAACAAGTGACCTCAAAATCGATTAAGCAAAGTGCTTATTGCCCGTCTAACCAGCAAAAAATAGCCTTGCTAGTCGGCATACTTAAACAACGTAAGCCACAACGAAGTATTGTTTTTGTTAATACTAAAAAATGCGCCGAAGAACTGGATAGCTACTTAAGTATTAATGGCTATAATGTCGCGGTCTTAAGTGGCGATGTTCCTCAGGATAAACGTCAAAAATTACTGGCAAGTTTCCAAGAAAACAAACTCAACTTAATGATTGCAACCGATGTAGCCGCACGGGGTTTGCATATCGCAGATGTATCTCATGTTATTAATTATGATCTTCCCCAAGATGCCGAAGATTATGTCCACCGAATAGGACGAACCGCTCGTTTTGGTGCTAAAGGTGAGGCCATCAGTTTTGTTTGTGAGGAATATGCTTATTACATGCCTGATATTGAAGATTTTATTGCTCAAAAAATTCCTGTTTTAAGCATTGACGAAGACCTATTAGTCGAATTAATTAAACCGGCTAAACGCACAAAGCCTAAATTTAAACCTCAAAAAAAATCAGCCATTCAAGCCGCAAAAACTAAAACATCCCCACCTAGAACCTAA
- the bluB gene encoding 5,6-dimethylbenzimidazole synthase — protein MNKHCFEESERRGVYRAIAERRDMRHFLPDPVDEAVLARLLEAAHHAGSVGLMQPWRFIRITSLKRRQEIHQLVEAERLQTAKALGEREDEFMALKVEGILECGELLVVALPDQRESHIFGRRTLPEMDVASCACAIQNLWLAARAEGLGLGWVSLFDPDALATLLKMPIGSRAIAILCLGHVEKFYPKPMLELENWASARSLNEFIFENSWGK, from the coding sequence ATGAATAAACATTGTTTTGAAGAGAGCGAACGCCGAGGCGTTTATCGGGCGATTGCGGAACGTCGTGATATGCGACATTTTTTACCTGATCCTGTTGATGAAGCGGTCTTGGCGCGTTTGCTGGAAGCAGCACATCACGCTGGAAGTGTGGGCTTAATGCAGCCGTGGCGGTTTATTCGGATTACGTCCCTTAAACGCCGACAGGAAATTCATCAGCTTGTTGAGGCGGAGCGTTTACAAACGGCAAAAGCATTAGGTGAGCGTGAAGATGAGTTCATGGCATTAAAGGTCGAGGGTATTCTCGAATGTGGCGAGTTATTAGTGGTCGCGCTACCTGACCAGCGTGAATCACATATTTTTGGTCGTCGCACCTTACCTGAAATGGATGTGGCTTCCTGTGCCTGTGCGATTCAAAATTTATGGTTAGCGGCTCGTGCTGAAGGGTTAGGTTTAGGGTGGGTTTCTCTATTTGATCCTGATGCGTTGGCAACCTTATTAAAAATGCCTATAGGGAGTCGTGCCATCGCTATTTTATGTTTAGGTCATGTCGAAAAATTTTATCCGAAACCCATGCTCGAACTTGAAAACTGGGCAAGTGCGCGATCGTTAAATGAATTTATTTTTGAAAATAGTTGGGGAAAATAA